GCTTCAGGTCATCTTCTGCTGTGCTACAGCTGCAGATGTGCTGTGCCTGAATTAATGCCTTGGGACACATAAGAAGGATTCCTATAGAAACTTAAGGAGAAACCTAATTTAATCGCCAAGGGATATCTTTTCCTGTGTTGCTTAGTGTTGAGACACATGGTTACATTCACTCCTTCAGACAGGCTTCATTATCCTACTCAGAATGGTCACAATCATGGCCTTAGTCCATCGTTGCCTCAGACTACCCAATTTCTTACATAATCCCTTAAAGTCTCATCCATTAGTGTCCATGATGGTGTAGGCTATGTTTCTAGCTTGTGCCTGAAAAATTAAGGGGAAGAGTTGAAGAGTCCAACTCCAGCCCCATATCCTGTGTAATATTTTAGGTCCTACCATTGGTAATTACAAAGACTTTATCACACAGGGCAAAGCTGCCCTCCCTCGGTCAACTTGGTGCACAAAAAGTGCATGGCAGTCTGTGAAGGGAGCTGCAGTCAAGgactcagcccctccccctcccatacCTCTTTGAGCTATGCACTCTTTCAGCTCAGGTGTTCTCATCTTGTCTCTTTGAGGTGGAAAGTGTGGCAAAATTTTGCTCCTGAGAGTCGCTTTGCCTCTGAGACCCTATGGGTGCATTCCTAGATCCTGAACAacaggaatgaaaaataaaacaaggattATGAGTCAGGGGTTTCACAAATATATAGATATTCTGGGTTccagaagtagaaaaaagaagTGGTAACCTAGAAAGAAGTTTAGCTCCTGCAAGTTTTTAATAAGTTTTTTCATGTAGAGGACCAAAACTGAGGTTACTATTTGAAGCCAAGAATGATGGATACAGTCCCTGATCAAAATGTAaagtaaacatacacacacacacccaaaaaaCCTGGTATCAAACCATTTTCCAGATTACAGTTTATAGAAAGTAGTTTGCCTAGAGATGTGAGAGGATCAAATACATTCTGCCCTCAGGAACTGAacccattttctttctgtctcagaAAGTAGATCTATGATATCCACAAAATCATAACAGGATAGGGTCAGAAACTTCCACAGTAAATTTTGGTTGGGGACAGAATGCCTAGGAGAATAGGATGAGGTTACTGGAAAGATGAGCAtaagaagataataaaaaagaGTGCAGTCAGAGGGGATCTCCCACTCAGAATGATACTGCAAACCACTGGGATATGTGAAAACAggcaatgtatgtgtatataacaATATAGCCTTAACACGTAAAATATTAACTAAGAAACTCAGAGaaactaacaaaataaaatgagacattCAAATGCatctattattattaaaatatctagtAGATTAAAATTAATCAAGAGTAGTGTGTTTGACAAACATAATTTATAAACTATGGAACTTGGTGTAGTAGGTACTACACCAATAATAATGGCTACTCTAACAATGTCCTCATCCTAAACCCCTGTGATTACGTTAGGTTATATGGCTAGGAAGAATTAAGTTTCAGATGAATATCACATGAAACTAATCAGTAGACCTTAAAACAGGAATATTATTCTGGATTATGCAAGTGGCTCagatgtaatcacaagggttcttaaaagagggagaggaagttCAGAAGATGCAAGTCAGAGGGCAACGTGAGAATGGAAAGAGGGCAGAAGTAACATTGCTGgttttggagatggaggaagagggcttctagatgctggaaaaagcaaagaaacattattttctaGAGCTTTCAGAAAGGAATGCAACCTTCtcgacatcttgattttagcccagggagaccTATGCTGGAGTTCTAAACTACAAAACTATAAGATCAcaaatttgtggggtttttttctttgccaaggaagatttaccctgcactaacatctgttgccagtcttcctctcttttgtgtatgggctgctgccacagcacagccaccaacaagtggtgtaggtctatacccaggaaccaaacctgggccaccatcATGGAGTacaatgaacttaaccactaggccactggggcttgcccaaatttatgttgttttaatccatgaagtgtgtggtaatttgttatggcagctatagaaaaaaattttctgcATACAACATAAacagttatttgaattttttaagaacACATGGATATCTTAACCCATTATTGAGGAAATTAAAATGGAAGCATATATCATGTATACGTGCAATATTCACAATAGGAATATACAGTATTATAAACATATTAAGTATTTCCATATTGAtatatacattcaatgcaatcaAAACAAACTCTAAGGTCTAGCTCAGAGGTGTCACGGTTAATCTCACgcacactgcttcagtggcctggggttgacACATTCAGATCCTAAGTGCAGACAtaggcacagctcatcaagccatgctgaggtgacatcccacatacacaaaagaggaagattggcacagatgttagctcagggggagtcttcctcaccaaaaaaaataaataaaaaataaaaaaataaaaattctaagggTGTGTGCATAAATTGAAAAACTGCTTACAAAACTTTCCTGGTGAAGCAAAGTGGCGAGAATAGctaaaaattttttgaagaaaaatttggAGCACTTACATTCCAATATCAAgagtataaaattttaattataaatgtacAGTATTGGTACAAGGCTAAACAAATAGACTAATTGAAGAATACCCCAAGTACAGGAACATTCTTGGTCCTCTGAGAATTGTTTCTTAACTAACTGTATCTGAATGGTCTAGACTGAATTGCCTAAGGATCCAATATCCACAGCTTACTAAAACCACCGAGTTATGTTCTATCTCAAGGGAGAGGAATTAATGTAGTTGATTTTATTCCTTGTCTGGGAATAGGAAATAGGGGGCGCATATAACTTGAGTTCAATCTCCCAGGGATACAagcaaatggataaattttttcattttacctCTTACAGAACCTCTTCTAGCCTAAAATTTTACTTGCTTCCCTCTAAATAGGTACTTCCTTCTACTCCTATAAAGCAAGTGATGGCAGAAAGAGTTTGGTGAGTTGAAAAGTTTAGATAATGAGGGAGGAAGAATATCCAACACTAtccctgttgttttttttttatcagatatTGTATCCTAGCATATACTCAGTGTCCAGTAGAAGCTGTGCCCTGGAGGACAGGATTCTAGGAGGAAAGACTCCTTCTGATACCAATGATTCCATAATAAGGAGACAGACGCTGGCAGGAAACTATTGATTTTAAGTGCAGACCAACTAAAGTGGTTAGAAATACAGCAGAGAattcagaagaaagaagagcTCTTTGGGTAGAAGAGCCGAGGTCAGAATAGGATTTGATTGAAGCAGCAGACCTTggtttgaatgttttattttggcCCCATTCATAGTTTTAATGATTggtggtttatttttctcttccttgaattTATTCCCTGTGACCCTGAAGAAATGTGCTTCATATCAGGAGATAGTGAGTCTATGCTCCAAGAGACTGAGCTGAAATCTAGCCTAATTTGTAGTGACATTTTGGGACTTTCTCAGTCTACCTGATatggaacctgaagtgagttcactcagcCATTGCACAgtaagccaatctctgacactgggtgtactggaagaaagtaggactttattattgcacagcactgatcAAGGAGAAAgcgcagctaacactgaaatcccaaactccatgaaaagctaaaaggaagggtttttatctggggttttaggtaggggagggggaacatATAGCCTTGCTCATTGgagttttcccaccagcctgtctttggccttgagactacttgcagagaggaggaagaccttgaccttgctggtcagcagctttcccaccagcctgtattgctttgtgggaggagatagtgaatccaggtgctcgtccttggctgtgtctgtctccatggaggatagtggattctggaaccaggaagacagagagtaagcaaggaatgagtgttttggttttaaccccatatgtgctgggtttaatgtagggaaactgatatcagggctcaTATAATACCTGCTTCTTCACACTTCAGAAGATGATGTGGCCATTCTTTTAATGAGGATTTTAATGAAGACTCTGTTGCTATTGTTATTCTAATAAAAGCTCAGTGCCTGTAGGCGTTCAGTCTGCAACAGATCCGGAGGAGTGACTTAGAACATACATTTTTATGggtctgggggtggagggagctgCTTTTGGATAGTGGGAACTAGTCACATTCCTCTTAGTAGATGTTTTGTTCACTTTGGATAATTAAGGACTCTGGCAATGAGGAAACCAGCCCCTAAGTGAGAGAAACTCACTATGTAAAGCTGGCAGAGATGTCCTAAAATCCTGCACAGCTTGACCCATTCTCTCCCCCTTGTGTACAAAACTGCAAATTCCAAATACAATAATACAGAGCTGTTATAGCTTGACCACAAAATCTGCTGCCTTTCTTTAAAAGCTTTTTGAATGACTTTGTAAATTTGTTTGGGAGGGTAAGAATTAAGCCTCTCCAAAACTGGTCTAATGATGGCTCAAGTTGTGCTGGGCCTCTCCAATGCTGTGTTCCCTAGTATCAATGCTACTgattctgttttcaaaaatacttcATACAATAGATCACACCATAGAGTTGAAAAAAACTCAAGGGATATTTTCAATGCAAAAGGCACCTCCAAAGGCAGGATCTATTTAGTGCAAAGGTGAAGATTCCCAAAAATGAGATCCAAGCACTGGCagaccagaaaagaaaacattgggGCAAAACTTTACTTCACGTCTAGTTGGTGAGAAtttgctctgttttattttgcCTAGGCCAAATCACACTGGCTGATACCTGTTAGCAGGCAATTCCAGCCTCACTGATGGATAGATCTGTCTCTCTTACTAATGCTGGGAAGACAGTCCTCCAAGGCTTAGAGCATTGCCCCTGAAGCCATAAATCATCCTTTGAGCTTACTGCTCTCAGCCTGAGTCAGCGGAATGCTGCTCACTTGTCCTTGTGCATTTTCTAGTACATGCGTTTTCTTACTCTCTTATATTCATATTCTAGTAAGCATATGTCCTAAGCTGAATCATATTTAACCCCTGTGTAATGAAAGCTCCTATAGCTCCCACAGTACTGGAATCTGTCCTttcattttcctcccttttccttatctttttctaCTGCTTCATAGAAACTCTTCAGTTTATTTTATCAAAGCCATTGTCTGAAGCATAATATTTGCTCTGTAAAAGTCAATTATTCCCCTTTCCTCACAGCTCatcacatttaatatttttaatatttttctatccctccctccctctctcacacacatacctCCTTCCTTCACCTCatgcatatttctttttccatttgaacCTGGGCCTATACTAAATAATCTGCATTAATAAAGAGATGCAGTTATTGAGGTTTAATCATGTGAAATTACTGACCTACAAAAATAATCACTCCAAATggtttattaataaatatataaagaaatgaactGGGGCTAATCACAAATAAAAGTAGCAAAAATGAGTCAATTATATATGTGCCAGCTCATTCAGGGGACAGGAGGTACTTCTCTTGTAGGAAACCTGAATGTGACAATTGCAGTCCTCAACCATGTGCAGCACCTGAGTGGAATTCTTATTTTTCACAGCCCATTCTGACAGCTCATTTGTCCTCAGTGCTCAAAAGCCAGTGGATCTCAGATTGAAGAGACCATGTATAACTTCAGCTGCTACAACCCTGGTTCCTTCATCCTTGTTGGAATACCTGGCCTAGAGAAGTTCCACATCTGGATTGGGATTCCTTTTTGTGTCATATATGTTGTGGCTATTGTGGGCAATTGCGTCCTCCTCTACCTCATTGCAGTTGAGCACAGCCTCCATGAGCccatgtttttcttcctctctatgCTTGCAACCACCGACCTCATCTTGTCCACTGCCACAGTGCCCAAAGTGCTCAGTAACCTCTGGCTTGGCTCCCAGGAAATAACCTTCTCTGGTTGTCTCACCCAGATGTTCTTCCTCCACTTCAGCTTTGTAGTGGATTCAGCCATCCTGTTGGCTATGGCATttgatcgctatgtggccatctgcttCCCCTTGAGATATACCACAATCCTGACTCCACAGGTGATGATTAAGCTTGTAGTGAGCATTGCTGTGAGGAGCTTTTCTATCATCCTTCCAGACATTTTTCTGCTGAAACGGTTACCCTTCTGCGGGACACATATCATCCCACACACATACTGTGAGCATATAGGTGTCGCTCGGCTTTCCTCTGCTGATATCTCCATCAACATCTGGTATGGATTTTCTGTGCCTCTCATGACTGTCATATCAGATGTGATTTTTATTGCTGTCTCCTATAGTTTCATCCTCCATGCTGTCTTTCAACTCTCATCGCAGGGTGCCCGCCAAAAGGCCCTCAGCACCTGTGGCTCCCACGTCTGTGTTATCCTCATATTTTACACACCGGCCTTCTTCTCCATCCTTGCTCATCGCTTTGGACACAGTGTCCCTCGAAACGTGCTCATCCTGTTTGCAAACCTCTATGTGGCCATCCCTCCTGCTTTAAATCCAATTGTTTATGGAGTGAAGACCCAGCAGATCCTGGACAAATTTAACCTCTGCTGCTCTTTGAACAAGAAACAGTGAGTGCAGAGGGCCACTGAAGGAGAAATTTAGGTAAAATTTATTAgatgaaattttataaaacacaggAAGACATAGAAATAAAGCTATAACTCCTATTAACTTGAAATTTTAGAGTTCTACTGATGTGCAAAATATAGGCaagtgggaaagaggaaaaagaaaatcaagagctTTCTTGGTTTAGTTTTCTCATCACTGGTATGAAGAAGGTGATGATGGGTCCAGAAGAGCACTGATAGCAAGGGTTACATGTTTGCTTTTGCTGCTTTTGAGATGTTGGAAGGCCAGATATTTCCTAACGTGCAACACAGCCCTGTGTTTCTCAGTTCCATAGTTAAAGGCAAAGCCTCCTGCCTTCCCTCTTTAAGCACCTATCAACTCTTTCTACTAAAACTGCCAAACACACTCCTCACACTTTAATCATGATTCTATACATTATTATTTCATCCTCCTGTGTCATttagttattttacatttttctctacaCATTTCAGATTACATAGAGTTGATTatcttttgtatatcttttcttCAGTTGCATGTTCCAAGAAAATTTTCACTACCCTTTGTCCATATTTTacaagtttgaaaatattttttaaaaagtaactataAGAGGGTAATATTAGTtaattcatttcacagatgaagaaatagggaCTTATAAAGATTACAGAAAGACAATTAGATTTAGAATCCAAATCTGTCTGGTTATGGATTCCTTATCCAATTGCTTTCTGGAAATCTACTTACTTGAATGGTTCACAAACTCCTCAAACTTAAGTTCTCCAAAACCGACCTGGAAACTCATTAACTTCCTACATAGAAAGTGCCCATCCTTTTCTGTCTTCGTTTATGGTAAATGGCAACACCACAAACATGAATTCcaaagccagaaacctgggactTGTCCTTGGTTTATACTATGTCACTCTCCAACAAAATGAACTTAATTTTTGAGttgaatatttgaattttaagtgCTTATAAGTCATTCCAGTAGACATATTCATCACATTCTCATATGGCTATTGACCTGGTCTGGCACTTTTCTAGGATCTATCTCTTTGAGTGTATTTCAAAGTTATCCTTTTAAAGGAGTTCCAATCTTGCTTCATCCAATCCACTCTCTAAAAAACCTGGAGTGATCATTTCATAGTTCACATATGATTGTGTCACTTTGCACCTTGAAACTCTTCAAAAATTCCACTGTCCTCAAGATCATGCATAAGTATTGTTCTTAGGATCACTGCAGGGAATGAAAGACTAAGAGAAAGAGCAATCTTCCATGAAAGTCAGAGCTTGCacttaatttacatttatttacacTTCATTTATGTTTGTTTGCACTTCTTCTGCACTTCCCTGGCTCTTTGAGCAAGTAATTCCAAAAGTGatgttcttctttgtgttgttagATGCATTGTCCTGttcttttacaaaaaataaaacttggtgTGGGTAGTGTGTGTCCTGGGTGGAGTTGGGTGGGAGCCATCTATGCTCCTCTTTAGAAACTGTCTCAGGATAAAAATACCTATTTCCTAAAATCTCTATTGGAGAAGAAGATATACATTTAATCAAGATGAACATATTATATTACTTGGTAGTaagaaataaagagtaaaagTGGCATAACAAGACAAAatcctgtgtatgtgtgttgatATTTCCTTTGCTGTCTGTAATATCATTCAGGAAGTTCAGAAGAGACGTATGCAGAGGCTGCTTTATTCACACCACTATTATAAACCATCATACTTATTTGCTTATGTATTTATGTATCCATACCTATAttatgagctccttgaaggcagaaactTAGCCCTAGGCATATTCTTATGCCCTGTCTTATGAAAATACTTGACCTACCATGTGTTCTCAGTAAAGGTTATATGCATATTTAAACTTCATCAGAAACCCTTTCTCCATCCATTATCCcaaacttttcctttcttccttctctacccaGTTTAGATTGCATAGTGTGTTTATCTTAAACTCAACTTGTCTTAAACTCAACTGTCTCTCCTACATACTTAGTTGAAAAAATATTCTAGGAATCTTAATAAAGTTAGACCTGTATTTTGGGGAAGGTGGAGAAAATGACCCCCCCAGGGAAGACTGATACTACTGTTAATGAATTAAGACAGTACACCTCCATACTTGCCtactctttattcattttttggtAATTCCTATTTAGGCTTTAATTAAAAATCATTCCTCagattgccatagatgttagctcagtggcaatcttcctcaccaaaaaaaaagaaaggaaagaaaagaaaggaaaaaaatctttcctcaGATATTCCTTCGTTAATCCTGCTTAGTGGATTAGTATTTCTTGTATACTTTCTCATTGCACAGTGTACTTTTTATTGCAGGACTTATGACAACTTTAATAGGATGACTGTATACAAGGTGGCGTGTATACTTAGTTGTTTAACATCTATACCCTCTATTACATCCCTGAGGACCAAGTTAATTTCTGCCTTGTTTACCACTGCATTCCTATCACTTGCAAAGCTACTAGTTCATAAGAGGCAtgcaataaatatctgctgagtaAAAGAGTTGAGGCAAATGAGTTTTAATTAATAAAGTAAATCCTATTTTGCATAGTGGTAATCTATCTGGATTTGTAATTCAATCTAACCAGAGGGAAAATTATGGGCAATCATGGAGAAAGTCTTATTTTCTCCACAGTAAGGTAACAGATGTTTCCCCACTTATTCCTCAGAGCTCTTCTTTCAATTAAGCATTTCCAAGTTATTATTCCCTTTCCATGGGTATGAAAACTGATTTCCAGAACAGTTAAGTATTTTGATACAATACAAAAGAAGGGATGAGTGAAACAAGGGAAAAGTTCCAGATTTTCAGATACTAGACATTGAAAGTTGACTTGCTTTTTGGACTGATGGGAGGGTATGTGGAGAGTTTCCCTATTGGAAAGAAGAGACTGTAACCAGGCTGGCTGTCTACAGTTTTCAGACCTACATGTACTTTGTGTTAGAGATTGCCCCATATAAACAAATTACTACGCTGTATGCTAGATAATGGACTGAAGATGAAGTTAGTGATGATTCTCCATTGAGGGAAGATGGAGAGAACTGCCAAGCAAGATTGAACATTGAAACAAGTATCTAAAAAGAGAGGCCTCTTCACACCTGGGGAAATGGCAGCTACAGTGAGAAATGTCTCCAGGGTTTTGGTACGTCAGGCTAGAAGCAGATTTATTTCAATTCAACAGGTACTTATTGATTGTCCACTAGGAAATAATCTCTATCAGAGATTCAAAAAAAATGAACCAGTCCCTGTACAAGAAGTTTTAGGAGTTCTAGACTGGGCCTGGAGACATAGTAGATCTGACTCTTGCTGTAGTTTCTTGATCAAACTACTGACTAAGTTAGATCAAGACTCTGCTGAGAGTCAGGTATGCTATCATCCCGGATTCCAAAATTCCCAGCCACCACTAATTTGAACAGAGATATAAGTTCGTAAGCTGGGAAAGTGTTAATTTTGTCGAATCCTTGCTCATATCCTAGACTGACTTGGGGCCTTGGGACCTGAGGCCCATAGGTCCCCTTGGTTCAGAGCCTTCTGTTGTAACTTATCCCTAATCCctggagaagacaaagaaagtaCATTTGCACTCCACTCCTCCAGGCTCTGTGTTTGTTCTTCCCTACTGTGAGCATGATCCTATGTCTGTCCTTTTTGTCACTGTTTCTGTCCTTACTGATCCAAGAACTGCTTCTTTGGATCTTTGGTCTGTTTTATGCCTGCTGTCTTTCTGCATTCTCTGGTCCTTACCCTGCCTTTGCAAAACAGTTTCAGGACCACGATTTCCCAGGTATAAGCTGGTGGTGAGCAATATAGAACTATTAGGGAGTATAGCTGGTAAGGAGTATAGCTTATGAGAAAGGGAGCCAGGTGGAGAGGATAGAGAGAGCTGGTGGAGGCTCCAGGAAATAAGAAAGACCAAGATTAGAACTTTGAATATATATTCTAGAACTGATACTCATGGTAAGAGAATGGTATAAAATAGAAGTGTCTCTTAGGAGCTTAATTCTAAGCCTCTCCTATTGCTCTCTCCAAAACATTTCTAGGTTTTTCTGATGGTTAAAATTTATAATggtaaggatttaaaaaaattaaagtgaacaAGCAGTCATGGTAGACTAGGACTGGCCATATCAGACTGGGGCCAGCCATCTGGAGATTGAAGTTGGATATGTCACCTCAGAGACTTTTAGGTTATCATAtatgtgtaagtgtgtgtttgTATGCTTGAATGTATGAATGAGTGTCCTGTTGTTCTTTTGGGATGATGGCAGAAAATGCTAAGATATCCATCCACCCTACACATCATGGAGGGCACAAATATATAATGGAGTGGAACAGCTGCTTTCTGAATGGATCTTACAGCACGTTTTCTGTGACCCATTGACCAAGTATGGATagttttttcccctaaaactGGAAGAGGAGAGATCTTCACACAGACACACTTACCCTGAAAAGAGACATAAAGGACAAGGTATGGATTACAATACTTCCTGATCAAGATATTACTAAAGGATATGTCCTGTGTTCAGTTTAGTGCTGGAGGAGATGGAGCATGTAGAGATGTATAGGAAGTGCCACTGCAATATTCTTAGTcttaggagagaggagaaaaatgctCAGCAATCAGGGACCAGTCAATAAAGTGAGAGTAGAATGTTTgctaaatataaaatactattcGGGATACTGTGATCACAGACAAAGACAGTAATAATAGATTAAAGAGAATGTATAGTTAGTGACAACTGGGAAATTTCAACAAGGACTGGAAATATAAAGCCATGGACCTTTTCATTGTATCTAGAACTTTGAAGGTAGAGGAGGAAGGTGCTACTAATTTCTCACATCTAGCTGTCTTTCCTTCCAGACCGTCTTTCAATAGTGTGTTGTGTCTGTGGATTCTCTTGGTTTGTTTGGTGGAAGTCTTCATTTAGTTTGGAAGTATTTAAATATGGAAAGCAAGTTTTCATGTTTTTCcagattttccattttccagagtTGAAGTGTAGG
The Equus caballus isolate H_3958 breed thoroughbred chromosome 7, TB-T2T, whole genome shotgun sequence genome window above contains:
- the OR52H18 gene encoding olfactory receptor family 52 subfamily H member 18, with protein sequence MYNFSCYNPGSFILVGIPGLEKFHIWIGIPFCVIYVVAIVGNCVLLYLIAVEHSLHEPMFFFLSMLATTDLILSTATVPKVLSNLWLGSQEITFSGCLTQMFFLHFSFVVDSAILLAMAFDRYVAICFPLRYTTILTPQVMIKLVVSIAVRSFSIILPDIFLLKRLPFCGTHIIPHTYCEHIGVARLSSADISINIWYGFSVPLMTVISDVIFIAVSYSFILHAVFQLSSQGARQKALSTCGSHVCVILIFYTPAFFSILAHRFGHSVPRNVLILFANLYVAIPPALNPIVYGVKTQQILDKFNLCCSLNKKQ